A window from Sandaracinaceae bacterium encodes these proteins:
- a CDS encoding SDR family oxidoreductase → NMLELSMDLEGDLGVDSIKRVEILAAMRERAGDLPDVDPAELGKLRTLREIVERVGAGASNDDEAEATTRATPSGPSSQPPPQMRWALRLEPAPSSGFALQGLLDAKKVAVVDAGSGLAELVADRLLQRGIPAAAAAPDASTDGVIFLGGLVDADGVEDATRVQRAAFEAAKAVAAKLTTEPGVFVTVQDTGGDFGLSGSERAWLGGLPGLVKTAAQEWPHAGTRAIDLERGGRDAAQLADVLVDELLTGGTPRPRGASGGGTEVALRADGARATLISYAAQTEAGSPRVHARSVILASGGARGVTAATLVALAEASKARFVLLGRTALEEEPAACASAEGQPAILEALLADAKANGETVSPRELGARAKRILAGREVRDTLAAIERAGGRARYVAADVLDGDAIRAALTEVRADWGPITGIVHGAGLLADKLIADKPIDDFDRVFSVKVEGLRTLLDATSEDPLEVLLAFSSVAGRCGNRGQCDYAMANETLNKVVALEASRRNGLFARSLGWGPWEGGMVTPGLRAHFERLGVPLIPLETGARMLVDELADESDSVELVLGGEPRPEALASAPAGAAAEQRFDVLVDRRAFPAIDDHRVRGLPVLPVALVIELFARAVEAARPDLVFNAVEDLQVLRGVPLEAYDTTGDRVAVRVTQVSNGEGVVLRLELLDGDDRVRYSALGTAEPQAASSGRVPARPRGLSRFEGTVYDGVSLFHGDAFQVIQGRPEVGEAGVEATLSGATSRGWASGAWQTDPALVDGGLQLALLWTCHREGGAALPTSVKSFRRFARGLAVGDVRAVLAKVEHHGERSLSDLVLVDASGAALAELRGVEVHVLPGSRTPTRA, encoded by the coding sequence GAACATGCTGGAGCTGTCGATGGACCTCGAGGGGGACCTCGGGGTGGACTCGATCAAGCGGGTGGAGATCCTGGCCGCGATGCGCGAGCGCGCGGGCGACCTGCCCGACGTGGATCCGGCGGAGCTGGGCAAGCTGCGAACGCTCCGGGAGATCGTCGAACGGGTGGGGGCCGGCGCCTCGAACGACGACGAGGCGGAGGCCACGACGCGCGCCACGCCGTCCGGGCCCTCGTCGCAGCCGCCGCCGCAGATGCGGTGGGCGCTGCGGCTCGAGCCCGCGCCGAGCTCGGGCTTCGCGCTCCAGGGCTTGCTCGACGCGAAGAAGGTCGCGGTGGTCGACGCCGGCTCCGGGCTCGCCGAGCTCGTCGCAGACAGGCTCCTGCAGCGCGGGATCCCGGCCGCGGCGGCCGCGCCGGACGCGAGCACCGACGGGGTGATCTTCCTCGGTGGGCTCGTGGACGCGGACGGAGTCGAAGACGCCACCCGTGTGCAGCGCGCGGCGTTCGAGGCCGCGAAGGCCGTCGCCGCGAAGCTGACCACGGAGCCCGGCGTCTTCGTCACGGTGCAGGACACGGGCGGCGACTTCGGCCTCTCCGGGTCGGAGCGCGCGTGGCTCGGCGGCTTGCCGGGGCTCGTGAAGACGGCCGCGCAGGAGTGGCCGCACGCGGGGACCCGCGCGATCGATCTCGAGCGGGGCGGACGCGACGCGGCGCAGCTCGCCGACGTCCTCGTGGACGAGCTCCTCACGGGAGGGACACCGCGCCCTCGCGGGGCCTCCGGTGGAGGGACGGAGGTCGCGCTCCGGGCCGACGGCGCTCGCGCCACGCTCATCAGCTACGCCGCGCAGACCGAAGCTGGCTCGCCGCGCGTCCACGCGCGCTCGGTGATCCTCGCCTCGGGTGGCGCGAGGGGCGTCACGGCGGCCACGCTCGTGGCGCTCGCCGAGGCGTCGAAGGCGCGCTTCGTCTTGCTCGGGCGCACCGCGCTCGAGGAGGAGCCCGCCGCGTGCGCGTCGGCGGAGGGCCAGCCGGCCATCCTGGAGGCCCTGCTCGCGGACGCGAAGGCGAACGGAGAGACGGTGTCGCCGAGGGAGCTCGGCGCGCGCGCCAAGCGCATCCTCGCCGGGCGCGAGGTCCGCGACACGCTCGCCGCCATCGAGCGCGCGGGCGGCCGCGCGCGGTACGTGGCCGCCGACGTGCTCGACGGCGACGCGATCCGCGCGGCGCTCACCGAGGTGCGGGCGGACTGGGGCCCGATCACCGGCATCGTGCACGGCGCGGGGCTGCTCGCCGACAAGCTCATCGCCGACAAGCCCATCGACGACTTCGACCGCGTCTTCTCCGTGAAGGTCGAGGGCCTGCGCACGCTCCTCGACGCCACCTCCGAGGACCCCCTCGAGGTGCTCCTGGCCTTCTCGTCCGTGGCGGGCCGCTGCGGCAACCGCGGCCAGTGCGACTACGCGATGGCCAACGAGACGCTCAACAAGGTCGTCGCGCTGGAGGCCTCGCGCCGGAACGGGCTCTTCGCCCGGAGCCTCGGGTGGGGCCCCTGGGAGGGCGGCATGGTGACGCCGGGGCTGCGCGCTCACTTCGAGCGACTCGGGGTGCCGCTCATCCCGCTCGAGACCGGGGCGCGCATGCTCGTGGACGAGCTGGCGGACGAGAGCGACAGCGTCGAGCTCGTGCTCGGCGGCGAGCCGCGGCCGGAGGCGCTCGCGAGCGCGCCCGCGGGCGCCGCCGCGGAGCAGCGCTTCGACGTGCTGGTCGATCGGCGCGCGTTCCCGGCCATCGACGACCACCGCGTCAGAGGCCTGCCCGTGCTCCCGGTCGCGCTCGTCATCGAGCTCTTCGCGCGCGCGGTCGAGGCGGCGCGGCCCGACCTCGTGTTCAACGCGGTCGAGGACCTCCAGGTGCTGCGCGGCGTCCCCCTCGAGGCGTACGACACGACCGGGGATCGCGTCGCGGTGCGGGTCACGCAGGTGTCCAACGGGGAGGGCGTGGTCCTCCGGCTGGAGCTCCTCGACGGCGACGACCGCGTCCGATACTCGGCGCTCGGAACCGCCGAGCCGCAGGCCGCGTCCTCGGGTCGGGTGCCGGCGCGACCGCGAGGTCTGTCGCGCTTCGAGGGCACGGTCTACGACGGCGTCTCGCTCTTCCACGGCGACGCGTTCCAGGTGATCCAGGGCCGACCCGAGGTGGGGGAGGCCGGCGTCGAGGCGACGCTCTCGGGCGCGACCTCGCGCGGCTGGGCGAGCGGCGCCTGGCAGACGGACCCGGCGCTCGTCGATGGCGGCCTCCAGCTCGCGCTCCTCTGGACCTGCCACCGCGAAGGCGGCGCCGCGTTGCCGACCTCGGTCAAGAGCTTCCGGCGCTTCGCGCGCGGGCTCGCGGTCGGCGACGTGCGCGCGGTCCTCGCGAAGGTCGAGCATCACGGCGAGCGCAGCCTCTCCGATCTCGTGCTCGTCGACGCGTCGGGGGCGGCGCTCGCGGAGCTCCGCGGGGTGGAGGTGCACGTCTTGCCCGGCTCACGGACGCCGACCCGGGCCTGA